The following are encoded together in the Periplaneta americana isolate PAMFEO1 chromosome 5, P.americana_PAMFEO1_priV1, whole genome shotgun sequence genome:
- the LOC138700332 gene encoding uncharacterized protein isoform X1 — protein sequence MNQRLLLATFLTICVSIGVHVSAVPQFRPPSIFPQIPTFNRDDNGRVFPPRPIFNRDGDGRIFPPIPIFNRDDNGRVRNPGRGPFWSQINDLLQGHSSTPQVTDSTTAASKADTSSAAPGAETSTEAPATEIATEVSVPEDSSEGPVADSPTADPLSDNSTEEPVTGDPTEDPAV from the exons GAGTACACGTGTCGGCCGTCCCTCAGTTCAGACCTCCTAGC ATATTTCCACAAATACCCACATTCAACAGAGACGACAATGGCCGT GTATTTCCACCAAGACCCATATTCAACAGAGATGGCGATGGCCGT ATATTTCCACCAATACCCATATTCAACAGAGATGACAATGGCCGT GTCAGAAATCCTGGTCGCGGTCCTTTCTGGAGTCAAATTAATGATCTCCTCCAAGGTCATTCATCTACACCCCAAGTAACAGACAGCACAACAGCAGCTTCAAAAGCTGATACTTCGTCAGCGGCTCCAGGGGCAGAGACTTCTACAGAAGCTCCGGCAACAGAAATTGCAACAGAAGTTTCAGTACCTGAAGATTCATCCGAGGGTCCAGTAGCTGACAGTCCAACTGCCGATCCACTGTCTGATAATTCAACTGAGGAACCTGTAACTGGCGATCCGACTGAGGATCCAGCAGTCTAA